One window of Mustela lutreola isolate mMusLut2 chromosome 13, mMusLut2.pri, whole genome shotgun sequence genomic DNA carries:
- the CCDC70 gene encoding coiled-coil domain-containing protein 70 isoform X1 encodes MGKFFFSLVLKVSYPSWPSLPWFDQLTWTWPMALSSIMATAPFWLTKKMFPFKVSKWMGLACFRSMVGSSPNIRRKKLIYKLQEEKAFREEMNIFREKIEDFREEMWNFRGKIRAFRGQILGFWEEERPFWEEEKTFWKEEKKFWEIERSFREEEETFWKKYRTFWKEDKAFWKEDNVLWERDRNLLQEDKALWEEEKALWVEERALLEEEKALWEDKKSLWEEENALWEEEKAFWVEGGGHIAEEQIPEDGHYNADGGPQPPAFSRGRA; translated from the exons ATGGGcaagttttttttctctctagtcCTTAAAGTCTCCTACCCATCCTGGCCCTCCCTACCCT GGTTTGACCAGCTGACCTGGACCTGGCCAATGGCCCTGTCCTCCATCATGGCCACCGCACCATTCTGGCTCACTAAGAAGATGTTTCCCTTCAAGGTGAGCAAATGGATGGGGCTTGCTTGTTTCCGGTCAATGGTGGGCTCCTCACCCAACATTCGCCGGAAGAAACTAATCTATAAACTGCAGGAGGAAAAGGCTTTTCGGGAAGAGATGAACATTTTTCGTGAGAAAATAGAAGACTTCAGGGAAGAGATGTGGAATTTCCGAGGCAAGATCCGTGCTTTCCGGGGTCAGATCTTAGGTTTTTGGGAAGAGGAGCGACCTttctgggaagaagagaaaaccttctggaaagaggaaaaaaaattctgggaaatAGAAAGATCTTTCCGAGAAGAAGAGGAAACCTTTTGGAAAAAGTACCGTACCTTTTGGAAGGAGGATAAGGCCTTTTGGAAAGAGGACAATGTCTTATGGGAAAGAGACCGGAACCTTCTTCAGGAGGACAAGGCCctgtgggaggaagagaaagcccTGTGGGTAGAGGAAAGAGCTCTTCTTGAGGAGGAGAAGGCCCTGTGGGAGGATAAAAAGTCCCTCTGGGAGGAAGAGAATGCCctctgggaggaggagaaagcattCTGGGTAGAAGGTGGTGGCCATATTGCCGAGGAGCAGATACCTGAAGACGGGCACTATAACGCCGATGGAGGGCCACAACCACCAGCCTTCTCCCGAGGCAGAGCTTGA
- the CCDC70 gene encoding coiled-coil domain-containing protein 70 isoform X3: protein MGFDQLTWTWPMALSSIMATAPFWLTKKMFPFKVSKWMGLACFRSMVGSSPNIRRKKLIYKLQEEKAFREEMNIFREKIEDFREEMWNFRGKIRAFRGQILGFWEEERPFWEEEKTFWKEEKKFWEIERSFREEEETFWKKYRTFWKEDKAFWKEDNVLWERDRNLLQEDKALWEEEKALWVEERALLEEEKALWEDKKSLWEEENALWEEEKAFWVEGGGHIAEEQIPEDGHYNADGGPQPPAFSRGRA, encoded by the exons ATGG GGTTTGACCAGCTGACCTGGACCTGGCCAATGGCCCTGTCCTCCATCATGGCCACCGCACCATTCTGGCTCACTAAGAAGATGTTTCCCTTCAAGGTGAGCAAATGGATGGGGCTTGCTTGTTTCCGGTCAATGGTGGGCTCCTCACCCAACATTCGCCGGAAGAAACTAATCTATAAACTGCAGGAGGAAAAGGCTTTTCGGGAAGAGATGAACATTTTTCGTGAGAAAATAGAAGACTTCAGGGAAGAGATGTGGAATTTCCGAGGCAAGATCCGTGCTTTCCGGGGTCAGATCTTAGGTTTTTGGGAAGAGGAGCGACCTttctgggaagaagagaaaaccttctggaaagaggaaaaaaaattctgggaaatAGAAAGATCTTTCCGAGAAGAAGAGGAAACCTTTTGGAAAAAGTACCGTACCTTTTGGAAGGAGGATAAGGCCTTTTGGAAAGAGGACAATGTCTTATGGGAAAGAGACCGGAACCTTCTTCAGGAGGACAAGGCCctgtgggaggaagagaaagcccTGTGGGTAGAGGAAAGAGCTCTTCTTGAGGAGGAGAAGGCCCTGTGGGAGGATAAAAAGTCCCTCTGGGAGGAAGAGAATGCCctctgggaggaggagaaagcattCTGGGTAGAAGGTGGTGGCCATATTGCCGAGGAGCAGATACCTGAAGACGGGCACTATAACGCCGATGGAGGGCCACAACCACCAGCCTTCTCCCGAGGCAGAGCTTGA
- the CCDC70 gene encoding coiled-coil domain-containing protein 70 isoform X2 yields the protein MFLYLWFDQLTWTWPMALSSIMATAPFWLTKKMFPFKVSKWMGLACFRSMVGSSPNIRRKKLIYKLQEEKAFREEMNIFREKIEDFREEMWNFRGKIRAFRGQILGFWEEERPFWEEEKTFWKEEKKFWEIERSFREEEETFWKKYRTFWKEDKAFWKEDNVLWERDRNLLQEDKALWEEEKALWVEERALLEEEKALWEDKKSLWEEENALWEEEKAFWVEGGGHIAEEQIPEDGHYNADGGPQPPAFSRGRA from the exons ATGTTTTTATATCTCT GGTTTGACCAGCTGACCTGGACCTGGCCAATGGCCCTGTCCTCCATCATGGCCACCGCACCATTCTGGCTCACTAAGAAGATGTTTCCCTTCAAGGTGAGCAAATGGATGGGGCTTGCTTGTTTCCGGTCAATGGTGGGCTCCTCACCCAACATTCGCCGGAAGAAACTAATCTATAAACTGCAGGAGGAAAAGGCTTTTCGGGAAGAGATGAACATTTTTCGTGAGAAAATAGAAGACTTCAGGGAAGAGATGTGGAATTTCCGAGGCAAGATCCGTGCTTTCCGGGGTCAGATCTTAGGTTTTTGGGAAGAGGAGCGACCTttctgggaagaagagaaaaccttctggaaagaggaaaaaaaattctgggaaatAGAAAGATCTTTCCGAGAAGAAGAGGAAACCTTTTGGAAAAAGTACCGTACCTTTTGGAAGGAGGATAAGGCCTTTTGGAAAGAGGACAATGTCTTATGGGAAAGAGACCGGAACCTTCTTCAGGAGGACAAGGCCctgtgggaggaagagaaagcccTGTGGGTAGAGGAAAGAGCTCTTCTTGAGGAGGAGAAGGCCCTGTGGGAGGATAAAAAGTCCCTCTGGGAGGAAGAGAATGCCctctgggaggaggagaaagcattCTGGGTAGAAGGTGGTGGCCATATTGCCGAGGAGCAGATACCTGAAGACGGGCACTATAACGCCGATGGAGGGCCACAACCACCAGCCTTCTCCCGAGGCAGAGCTTGA
- the CCDC70 gene encoding coiled-coil domain-containing protein 70 isoform X4 — MALSSIMATAPFWLTKKMFPFKVSKWMGLACFRSMVGSSPNIRRKKLIYKLQEEKAFREEMNIFREKIEDFREEMWNFRGKIRAFRGQILGFWEEERPFWEEEKTFWKEEKKFWEIERSFREEEETFWKKYRTFWKEDKAFWKEDNVLWERDRNLLQEDKALWEEEKALWVEERALLEEEKALWEDKKSLWEEENALWEEEKAFWVEGGGHIAEEQIPEDGHYNADGGPQPPAFSRGRA; from the coding sequence ATGGCCCTGTCCTCCATCATGGCCACCGCACCATTCTGGCTCACTAAGAAGATGTTTCCCTTCAAGGTGAGCAAATGGATGGGGCTTGCTTGTTTCCGGTCAATGGTGGGCTCCTCACCCAACATTCGCCGGAAGAAACTAATCTATAAACTGCAGGAGGAAAAGGCTTTTCGGGAAGAGATGAACATTTTTCGTGAGAAAATAGAAGACTTCAGGGAAGAGATGTGGAATTTCCGAGGCAAGATCCGTGCTTTCCGGGGTCAGATCTTAGGTTTTTGGGAAGAGGAGCGACCTttctgggaagaagagaaaaccttctggaaagaggaaaaaaaattctgggaaatAGAAAGATCTTTCCGAGAAGAAGAGGAAACCTTTTGGAAAAAGTACCGTACCTTTTGGAAGGAGGATAAGGCCTTTTGGAAAGAGGACAATGTCTTATGGGAAAGAGACCGGAACCTTCTTCAGGAGGACAAGGCCctgtgggaggaagagaaagcccTGTGGGTAGAGGAAAGAGCTCTTCTTGAGGAGGAGAAGGCCCTGTGGGAGGATAAAAAGTCCCTCTGGGAGGAAGAGAATGCCctctgggaggaggagaaagcattCTGGGTAGAAGGTGGTGGCCATATTGCCGAGGAGCAGATACCTGAAGACGGGCACTATAACGCCGATGGAGGGCCACAACCACCAGCCTTCTCCCGAGGCAGAGCTTGA